Proteins encoded by one window of Cannabis sativa cultivar Pink pepper isolate KNU-18-1 chromosome 4, ASM2916894v1, whole genome shotgun sequence:
- the LOC115715152 gene encoding chromatin assembly factor 1 subunit FAS2 isoform X2 codes for MKGGTVQINWHNLKPVLSLDFHPISGALATGGADFEIKIWLINSADPEKKVPTASYQCCLSHHSAAVNVLRFSPSGEQIASGADGGELLIWKLHPTETGQTWKLLKTFSFHRKDVLDLQWSADGAFLISGSVDNSCLIWDVNKGSVHQILDAHFHYVQGVAWDPLSKYVASLSSDRTCRIYVNKPQTKSKGTEKINYVCQHVIAKAEQQLSDDCKSTKNHLFHDETLPSFFRRLSWSPDGSFLLVPAGSSKISPSVETINTAYIFSRKDLTRPALQLPGASKPVVAVRFCPLRFILRGSNPCGLFNLPYRLIFAVATLNSLYVYDTESNSPIAVLAGLHYAAITDIAWSSDARYLALSSQDGYCTLVEFENDELGSPILPDDSQSPIQKAEDMAIEATPNDNSVAVNDTTKSEGEKTEVKQTPPASSTSTPIVNNKSAKRRITPMAIDP; via the exons ATATGGTTAATAAATTCAGCTGACCCAGAGAAAAAAGTGCCCACAGCTTCGTATCAGTGCTGTCTTTCTCATCATAGTGCAGCTGTGAATGTCCTCCGTTTCTCTCCATCTG GAGAACAAATTGCTTCTGGCGCAGATG GTGGCGAGCTATTGATATGGAAGCTGCATCCAACAGAAACAGGTCAAACATGGAAGCTTCTCAAGACATTTTC TTTTCATCGCAAGGATGTGCTAGACCTGCAGTGGTCTGCTGATGGTGCATTTCTTATTTCTGGATCAGTTGATAATTCTTGTCTCATATGGGATGTGAATAAAG GTTCTGTCCATCAGATTTTGGATGCTCACTTTCATTATGTTCAAGGTGTTGCATGGGATCCGTTATCCAAGTATGTTGCATCTCTTAGTTCAGATAGAACTTGCAGAATTTATGTCAATAAGCCTCAAACAAAGTCCAAAGGGacagagaaaataaattatgtttGTCAGCATGTAATTGCAAAAGCAGAACAACAATTGTCAGATGATTGTAAG TCTACAAAAAACCATCTCTTTCATGACGAGACATTGCCATCTTTCTTCAGAAGATTATCCTGGTCACCTGATGGATCATTTTTGCTTGTGCCAGCAG GATCTTCCAAGATTTCGCCTTCAGTGGAAACAATAAATACAGCTTATATTTTTTCTCGAAAAGATCTTACAAG ACCAGCTCTACAGCTTCCTGGTGCCAGCAAACCTGTAGTAGCAGTTCGCTTCTGCCCTTTACGTTTCATCCTCCGAGGATCAAATCCat GTGGACTTTTTAACCTCCCTTATCGTCTCATTTTTGCGGTGGCCACTTTGAATTCCTTGTATGTTTACGACACAGAGAGTAATTCTCCAATTGCAGTACTGGCCGGTCTTCACTATGCTGCTATAACCGATATTGCTTG GTCATCAGATGCTCGTTATTTAGCGCTGTCATCTCAAGATGGGTACTGCACTTTAGTAGAATTTGAAAATGATGAACTAGGATCTCCTATCTTACCAG ATGATAGCCAAAGTCCTATTCAGAAGGCAGAAGACATGGCAATTGAAGCAACTCCAAACGATAATTCTGTTGCAGTGAACGACACTACGAAATCAGAAGGGGAAAAGACTGAAGTGAAACAAACTCCACCAGCCTCCTCAACTAGTACTCCCATTGTGAATAATAAGTCTGCCAAGAGGCGCATTACTCCCATGGCTATTGACCCTTGA
- the LOC115715152 gene encoding chromatin assembly factor 1 subunit FAS2 isoform X1, translating to MKGGTVQINWHNLKPVLSLDFHPISGALATGGADFEIKIWLINSADPEKKVPTASYQCCLSHHSAAVNVLRFSPSGEQIASGADGGELLIWKLHPTETGQTWKLLKTFSFHRKDVLDLQWSADGAFLISGSVDNSCLIWDVNKGSVHQILDAHFHYVQGVAWDPLSKYVASLSSDRTCRIYVNKPQTKSKGTEKINYVCQHVIAKAEQQLSDDCKSTKNHLFHDETLPSFFRRLSWSPDGSFLLVPAGSSKISPSVETINTAYIFSRKDLTRPALQLPGASKPVVAVRFCPLRFILRGSNPCGLFNLPYRLIFAVATLNSLYVYDTESNSPIAVLAGLHYAAITDIAWSSDARYLALSSQDGYCTLVEFENDELGSPILPEPNKMTDDSQSPIQKAEDMAIEATPNDNSVAVNDTTKSEGEKTEVKQTPPASSTSTPIVNNKSAKRRITPMAIDP from the exons ATATGGTTAATAAATTCAGCTGACCCAGAGAAAAAAGTGCCCACAGCTTCGTATCAGTGCTGTCTTTCTCATCATAGTGCAGCTGTGAATGTCCTCCGTTTCTCTCCATCTG GAGAACAAATTGCTTCTGGCGCAGATG GTGGCGAGCTATTGATATGGAAGCTGCATCCAACAGAAACAGGTCAAACATGGAAGCTTCTCAAGACATTTTC TTTTCATCGCAAGGATGTGCTAGACCTGCAGTGGTCTGCTGATGGTGCATTTCTTATTTCTGGATCAGTTGATAATTCTTGTCTCATATGGGATGTGAATAAAG GTTCTGTCCATCAGATTTTGGATGCTCACTTTCATTATGTTCAAGGTGTTGCATGGGATCCGTTATCCAAGTATGTTGCATCTCTTAGTTCAGATAGAACTTGCAGAATTTATGTCAATAAGCCTCAAACAAAGTCCAAAGGGacagagaaaataaattatgtttGTCAGCATGTAATTGCAAAAGCAGAACAACAATTGTCAGATGATTGTAAG TCTACAAAAAACCATCTCTTTCATGACGAGACATTGCCATCTTTCTTCAGAAGATTATCCTGGTCACCTGATGGATCATTTTTGCTTGTGCCAGCAG GATCTTCCAAGATTTCGCCTTCAGTGGAAACAATAAATACAGCTTATATTTTTTCTCGAAAAGATCTTACAAG ACCAGCTCTACAGCTTCCTGGTGCCAGCAAACCTGTAGTAGCAGTTCGCTTCTGCCCTTTACGTTTCATCCTCCGAGGATCAAATCCat GTGGACTTTTTAACCTCCCTTATCGTCTCATTTTTGCGGTGGCCACTTTGAATTCCTTGTATGTTTACGACACAGAGAGTAATTCTCCAATTGCAGTACTGGCCGGTCTTCACTATGCTGCTATAACCGATATTGCTTG GTCATCAGATGCTCGTTATTTAGCGCTGTCATCTCAAGATGGGTACTGCACTTTAGTAGAATTTGAAAATGATGAACTAGGATCTCCTATCTTACCAG AACCAAACAAAATGACAGATGATAGCCAAAGTCCTATTCAGAAGGCAGAAGACATGGCAATTGAAGCAACTCCAAACGATAATTCTGTTGCAGTGAACGACACTACGAAATCAGAAGGGGAAAAGACTGAAGTGAAACAAACTCCACCAGCCTCCTCAACTAGTACTCCCATTGTGAATAATAAGTCTGCCAAGAGGCGCATTACTCCCATGGCTATTGACCCTTGA